The following coding sequences are from one Ruminococcus flavefaciens AE3010 window:
- a CDS encoding patatin-like phospholipase family protein has protein sequence MKYGLVLEGGAMRGLFTAGVIDVLMENEITFDAAVGVSAGAAFGCNYKSAQIRRAIRYNTRFCKDKRYCSTWSLIKTGDMFGGEFCYHTIPDKLDLVDTETFNNSPMDFWVVCTDITTGKAVYHKCGHLCYDELEWIRASASMPLAARIVEVGGYKLLDGGISDSIPLKFMESRGCERNVVIVTQPRDYVKKPAGAQKLIKLKYRKYPELIKSIENRHKMYNGELKYIRSAEEAGTAFVIAPPEALPIGHIEHDPEVMLEVYRIGRRIANENLEALRDFLGIE, from the coding sequence ATGAAATACGGACTTGTACTTGAGGGCGGCGCTATGCGCGGACTTTTTACCGCAGGCGTTATTGACGTCCTAATGGAAAACGAAATAACATTCGACGCGGCTGTGGGAGTTTCCGCAGGTGCGGCATTCGGCTGCAACTACAAATCGGCACAGATACGCCGCGCTATCCGCTATAATACCCGATTCTGCAAGGACAAGCGCTATTGCAGCACCTGGTCGCTGATAAAGACGGGGGATATGTTCGGGGGAGAGTTCTGCTATCACACTATTCCCGACAAGCTTGACCTTGTTGACACTGAGACTTTCAACAACTCGCCCATGGACTTCTGGGTGGTGTGCACCGATATAACAACAGGCAAGGCGGTCTATCACAAGTGCGGACACCTCTGCTACGACGAGCTTGAATGGATACGCGCATCGGCTTCCATGCCGCTGGCGGCACGTATCGTAGAGGTAGGGGGCTACAAGCTGCTTGACGGCGGTATTTCCGACTCGATACCCCTGAAATTCATGGAGAGCCGCGGCTGCGAGCGCAATGTGGTGATCGTGACCCAGCCCCGTGACTATGTGAAGAAGCCTGCGGGAGCTCAGAAGCTCATAAAGCTGAAATACCGCAAGTATCCCGAGCTTATAAAGTCCATAGAGAACCGCCACAAAATGTACAACGGAGAGCTTAAATATATCCGCTCCGCTGAGGAAGCAGGCACAGCCTTTGTTATCGCTCCGCCTGAGGCGCTGCCCATTGGACATATCGAGCACGACCCCGAGGTAATGCTGGAGGTCTACCGCATAGGCAGGCGCATAGCCAACGAAAATCTTGAAGCGCTGAGAGATTTCCTTGGCATAGAATAA
- a CDS encoding GNAT family N-acetyltransferase, producing the protein MKYILRHFRESEYPLLEDFLYEAIFIPEGVEPPPRDIVSKPELQVYVVDFGSRKGDLALCAFADGKIVGAVWGRIMNDYGHIDDETPSLAISLYKEFRGKGIGTALMRAVIAAYREAGYKRLSLAVQKANYAVKMYEKVGFKTISENDEEYIMTINRE; encoded by the coding sequence ATGAAGTACATTTTAAGACATTTCCGAGAGAGCGAATATCCCCTTCTTGAGGACTTCCTGTACGAAGCTATATTTATCCCCGAGGGAGTCGAGCCTCCGCCCCGTGATATAGTCAGTAAGCCCGAATTGCAGGTATATGTTGTGGATTTTGGCAGCAGAAAGGGCGACCTTGCGCTCTGTGCGTTTGCAGACGGGAAAATAGTCGGAGCTGTATGGGGCAGGATAATGAACGACTACGGTCATATCGACGACGAAACGCCCTCCCTTGCCATTTCGCTGTATAAGGAGTTCAGAGGAAAGGGCATAGGTACTGCGCTTATGAGAGCTGTAATAGCTGCTTACAGAGAGGCAGGCTATAAAAGGCTGTCGTTGGCAGTTCAGAAAGCCAATTACGCAGTGAAAATGTACGAAAAGGTCGGATTTAAGACAATTTCGGAAAACGATGAAGAATACATAATGACCATAAATAGAGAGTAG
- a CDS encoding DUF4364 family protein, producing the protein MQDENIMKMAKRADTEIKDIPTLNILLCYLLYKIDRPVSPDQLYDIAIGTGIINYFYYQDSIGYLLKNELVTIEKDNNGSETYILQPKGRECAKQLKNYAPKSYRDKLVLAALRYFARIKYEKELKIEYEPVGNGYYVHVRCIDNTFDLMDLRLYAPDMTQAKLIGEKILLNPAGFYGKVIEVALSNEEQPYDLSDN; encoded by the coding sequence ATGCAGGACGAAAACATCATGAAAATGGCAAAGCGTGCGGATACGGAAATAAAGGATATCCCCACGCTGAATATACTGCTGTGCTATCTGCTTTATAAGATAGACCGTCCCGTAAGTCCCGACCAGCTTTACGATATAGCTATCGGCACAGGGATAATCAATTACTTTTACTATCAGGATTCTATCGGCTATCTGCTGAAAAACGAGCTTGTAACTATCGAAAAGGACAATAACGGCTCGGAGACCTATATTCTTCAGCCAAAGGGCAGAGAGTGTGCAAAGCAGCTGAAAAACTACGCTCCCAAGTCCTACAGGGACAAGCTGGTGCTGGCGGCGCTCCGTTACTTTGCCCGCATCAAGTACGAAAAGGAGCTGAAAATAGAGTACGAGCCTGTAGGCAACGGCTATTACGTCCATGTAAGGTGCATAGACAATACCTTTGACCTTATGGACCTGAGGCTTTATGCTCCCGATATGACACAGGCGAAGCTCATAGGCGAGAAGATACTTCTCAATCCTGCGGGCTTTTACGGAAAGGTCATAGAGGTAGCCCTCTCCAATGAGGAGCAGCCCTACGACCTCAGCGACAATTGA
- the aroC gene encoding chorismate synthase produces the protein MSSFWNNRISVSMFGEAHGPAIGVTVDNLPSGEYIDAEELARFMARRYSGGSAPAVNSMPHIMSGIFNDRTTGTPLCAFLQNTDTSAPQHDNLDSLARPGHADYTGTMRYRGFNDVRDGGHFSDRLTAPLCFAGAVCAQILERRGIYTGAHILQIHNIKDNPFDPVNITRDGVLSVRNKDFPVINDRKGWAMIEDINKAHEGGESLGGVIECAAVNVPAGIGSPIFDGLENNIAQLIFGIPNVRGLEFGAGFLSAKMVGSQNNDEFYVNDHGHVLTKTNNHGGILGGISSGMPITLRVAFKPSEYVAGEQNAVNYRDMTSETVESVKHIPCSVPAAVPCVEAAVNIALLSHMLDYPNFC, from the coding sequence ATGTCATCATTCTGGAATAATAGGATATCTGTGTCCATGTTCGGTGAAGCTCACGGACCGGCCATAGGCGTTACTGTGGACAATCTCCCCTCGGGAGAATATATCGACGCCGAGGAGCTTGCACGTTTCATGGCAAGAAGATATTCGGGCGGCAGCGCACCTGCTGTGAATTCCATGCCCCACATCATGTCGGGCATATTCAATGACCGTACTACAGGGACTCCGCTGTGTGCTTTTCTCCAGAATACAGATACATCTGCCCCTCAGCACGATAATCTTGACAGCCTTGCCCGTCCCGGTCATGCCGATTATACGGGCACTATGCGCTACAGAGGCTTCAACGACGTCCGTGACGGCGGACACTTCTCCGACAGACTTACAGCGCCCCTCTGCTTTGCAGGAGCTGTCTGCGCCCAGATACTTGAAAGGCGCGGCATCTATACGGGAGCTCATATACTTCAGATACACAACATCAAGGACAATCCCTTCGACCCTGTGAACATCACCCGAGACGGTGTACTCAGTGTGAGAAACAAGGATTTTCCCGTTATCAACGACCGCAAGGGCTGGGCTATGATAGAGGATATCAACAAGGCTCACGAGGGCGGCGAATCACTGGGCGGAGTCATCGAGTGCGCTGCGGTAAATGTTCCCGCGGGTATAGGCTCGCCTATATTTGACGGACTTGAGAACAACATCGCACAGCTCATCTTCGGTATCCCCAACGTCCGCGGACTTGAATTCGGAGCAGGCTTCCTCTCAGCAAAAATGGTGGGCAGCCAGAACAATGACGAGTTCTATGTAAACGACCACGGTCACGTACTCACAAAGACCAATAATCACGGCGGTATACTTGGGGGTATATCCTCGGGAATGCCCATAACTCTCAGGGTGGCTTTCAAGCCCTCGGAGTACGTGGCAGGAGAGCAGAATGCTGTGAATTACCGCGATATGACCAGCGAGACCGTTGAGAGCGTAAAGCATATCCCGTGCAGCGTCCCTGCGGCAGTACCCTGCGTAGAAGCTGCTGTGAATATAGCCCTCCTTTCACATATGCTGGACTATCCGAATTTCTGTTAA
- the aroA gene encoding 3-phosphoshikimate 1-carboxyvinyltransferase: protein MDISIRPSKLSGDLSVPASKSCAHRSIICAALAQGVSHLSGVTMSKDIEATIGAMTALGAEFTVNGGDITVKGAGGRKAQDCVIDCNESGSTLRFIIPIAAAVGSNTEFRGRGRLPQRPIDIFIRELGKNGVNFDYQNTMPFMVSGGLKSGRFEIEGDVSSQFITGLLFALPLLDGDSEIVLTSHLESRPYVDITIDTLRRFGVSVDESENGFRIKGGQCYTARDEHIEGDYSQAAFFCVANALGSEVKLHNLDENSVQGDKKILEIISDMCYNGNIGHYRTDCSDIPDLVPILAVLGAFGSGDSVIYNAKRLKIKESDRLQTTAALLNSLGGNVEITDDGLIIHPTGAMHGGTVDSFGDHRIVMAAAIAATAIDGEVIIRGAEAAEKSYPAFFDDYRKLGGKANVIILE, encoded by the coding sequence ATGGATATAAGCATAAGACCATCAAAGCTCAGCGGCGACCTCAGCGTCCCCGCGTCGAAAAGCTGCGCTCACCGCTCTATAATATGCGCCGCTTTGGCTCAGGGAGTTTCACATCTCAGCGGAGTTACCATGTCCAAGGACATTGAGGCTACAATAGGCGCTATGACAGCCCTCGGAGCTGAATTCACCGTTAACGGCGGCGATATCACCGTTAAGGGAGCAGGTGGCAGAAAGGCTCAGGACTGCGTTATCGACTGCAACGAGAGCGGTTCCACACTGCGCTTCATTATCCCCATTGCAGCTGCTGTGGGCAGCAATACTGAGTTCCGCGGCAGAGGCAGACTTCCTCAGCGTCCTATCGACATATTTATCCGTGAGCTTGGCAAAAACGGTGTTAACTTCGACTACCAAAATACAATGCCTTTCATGGTCTCAGGCGGACTTAAAAGCGGCAGATTCGAGATAGAGGGCGATGTGTCCTCACAGTTCATTACGGGACTGCTCTTTGCACTTCCGCTTCTTGACGGGGACTCGGAAATAGTCCTTACCTCACATCTGGAATCCCGTCCCTATGTGGATATAACCATTGATACTCTGCGCCGTTTCGGCGTTTCCGTGGACGAGTCCGAAAACGGCTTCCGCATAAAGGGCGGTCAGTGCTACACCGCAAGGGACGAGCACATAGAGGGAGATTACTCTCAGGCGGCCTTCTTCTGCGTGGCAAATGCCCTCGGCTCTGAGGTAAAGCTTCACAATCTGGACGAAAACAGCGTTCAGGGTGACAAGAAAATCCTTGAAATTATCAGCGATATGTGTTATAATGGCAATATCGGCCATTACAGAACCGACTGCTCGGATATCCCCGACCTTGTACCCATTTTAGCTGTTCTGGGAGCCTTCGGCAGCGGCGATTCGGTAATATATAACGCAAAACGACTTAAAATAAAGGAAAGCGACCGACTTCAGACTACTGCGGCACTTCTGAACTCCCTCGGAGGAAATGTGGAGATAACCGACGACGGACTTATTATCCACCCCACGGGCGCTATGCACGGCGGTACTGTTGACAGCTTCGGCGACCACAGGATAGTCATGGCAGCTGCTATCGCTGCTACTGCTATCGACGGCGAGGTCATCATCAGAGGAGCTGAGGCTGCGGAGAAGTCCTATCCTGCTTTCTTTGACGATTACAGAAAACTCGGAGGTAAGGCAAATGTCATCATTCTGGAATAA
- the aroB gene encoding 3-dehydroquinate synthase — MKKISVKTSRPYEVLIERGALAKSGEYIAQVTGSRKAAIITDDNVERLHLPTVLESMRAAGFECSVYAFPNGEQSKCIENLAEIYDFLCSSGITRSDIIVALGGGVVGDITGFAAASYLRGVDFVQIPTTLLAQVDSSVGGKTAIDIRGGKNLVGAFKQPALVICDSDALKTLPDEVLSEGMGECIKYGMIRDEKLFELMESHNLDTVDEIMDEMVYKCIDIKRQVVENDEFDRGERMILNFGHTLGHALEGWHNYKDYAHGAGVAAGMCMITDKLAPQLSERLKKCCAAYKLPTGSDIPMSELLPFCSKDKKNEKKDINYIICKEVGKCEIVKVPFTEFCRLMEG; from the coding sequence ATGAAGAAAATAAGCGTAAAAACCAGCCGCCCCTATGAGGTGCTCATCGAGCGCGGAGCTCTTGCAAAGAGCGGAGAATACATCGCTCAGGTGACAGGCTCGAGAAAGGCTGCCATAATAACCGATGATAACGTGGAGAGACTTCATCTTCCCACAGTTCTTGAGTCCATGAGAGCAGCGGGCTTTGAGTGCTCGGTTTACGCTTTTCCAAACGGCGAGCAGTCAAAATGCATCGAGAATTTAGCCGAGATATACGACTTTCTCTGCAGCAGCGGCATCACAAGAAGCGACATCATCGTTGCTCTGGGGGGCGGAGTTGTGGGCGATATAACAGGCTTTGCGGCTGCTTCCTATCTCCGCGGAGTTGATTTTGTACAGATACCCACCACGCTTCTTGCACAGGTGGATTCCTCTGTGGGCGGCAAGACCGCAATAGACATCAGAGGCGGCAAGAACTTGGTAGGCGCTTTCAAGCAGCCTGCTCTCGTTATCTGCGACAGTGACGCCCTGAAAACTCTTCCTGACGAGGTGCTTTCCGAGGGCATGGGCGAGTGTATAAAGTACGGCATGATACGTGACGAGAAGCTCTTTGAGCTCATGGAGTCCCATAATCTTGACACAGTTGACGAGATAATGGACGAAATGGTATACAAGTGCATAGATATAAAGCGTCAGGTAGTTGAAAACGACGAGTTCGACAGGGGAGAGCGCATGATACTCAACTTCGGTCACACTCTCGGCCATGCTCTGGAGGGCTGGCATAACTACAAGGACTACGCTCACGGAGCAGGTGTTGCGGCAGGTATGTGCATGATAACCGATAAGCTGGCACCTCAGCTCTCGGAGAGACTGAAAAAGTGCTGTGCAGCCTATAAGCTCCCCACAGGAAGCGATATCCCCATGAGCGAGCTGCTTCCGTTCTGCTCAAAGGACAAGAAGAACGAGAAGAAGGACATTAACTACATAATCTGCAAAGAGGTCGGCAAGTGTGAGATAGTAAAGGTGCCTTTCACCGAGTTCTGCCGACTTATGGAGGGCTGA
- a CDS encoding bifunctional diguanylate cyclase/phosphodiesterase, translating to MKKIDYLTALENFISDLQKYPDTLNSDITPAMKGICSVLKITKIEMFAYDNEAAEQLNIYNYYCFYGKRHHVRENDVCLNKRFTTGDENIAIYRIWSTDDYSWDMTEEHRIDVLLDILTLSHAKSRLIGIAHHLTFYDTDLDMFNMRQFMKCVKILYKAERVDEYTAIYFNLKRFSLVNQQIGRENGTMVMKKFIGLIADKLDDEYENVCRIGGDNFITLIKQEKLPAILHLLNGTGIVYDEAKGERILISATAGVYVIPDMDSFILPTDIMDRVSIAFHLAKGSSKQDIVYFDDALLARSKRNNEITSCFPRALEDREFLVYYQPKVDIQRRQVVGAEALCRWFHNGRLVPPIDFIPVLEQGRDICKLDFYMLDSVCRDIRRWMESGRNVVRISVNFSRRHLSDMDLIKHITDIIDRHNVPHEYIEIELTETTTDVEFKDLKRIISGLQELGISTAVDDFGTGYSSLNLLKEIPWNVVKLDKSLLPDRTTENYMQKTIMFKYIVAMTEEIGLECISEGVETIEQVNLLSANGCDLAQGFYFDRPLPVTDFETRINDGFCYTK from the coding sequence ATGAAAAAAATTGATTATCTGACCGCACTGGAAAATTTTATTTCAGATCTGCAAAAATATCCCGACACACTCAACTCCGACATCACTCCCGCAATGAAGGGTATCTGCTCCGTACTGAAAATAACCAAGATAGAGATGTTCGCCTACGACAACGAGGCTGCCGAGCAGCTCAACATCTACAATTACTACTGCTTTTACGGAAAAAGACACCACGTCAGGGAGAACGATGTCTGCCTGAACAAACGATTTACTACAGGTGACGAAAATATAGCTATATACAGGATATGGTCCACCGACGACTACTCATGGGACATGACAGAGGAACACAGGATAGACGTCCTGCTGGATATTCTCACCTTAAGTCATGCCAAGAGTCGTCTTATCGGTATCGCTCATCACCTGACCTTCTATGATACCGATCTGGATATGTTCAATATGCGCCAGTTCATGAAGTGTGTAAAGATACTGTACAAGGCTGAGCGCGTAGACGAATATACCGCCATTTACTTCAACCTGAAACGCTTTTCCCTTGTCAATCAGCAGATAGGCAGAGAAAACGGCACCATGGTAATGAAGAAGTTCATCGGTCTTATCGCTGATAAGCTCGACGACGAATACGAGAACGTCTGCCGTATCGGCGGCGATAACTTCATAACTCTCATTAAGCAGGAAAAGCTCCCTGCAATACTGCACCTCCTCAACGGTACGGGCATAGTCTATGACGAAGCTAAGGGTGAGCGCATACTTATCTCAGCCACCGCAGGCGTCTACGTTATACCCGATATGGACAGCTTTATCCTGCCCACGGATATAATGGACAGAGTAAGTATTGCTTTCCACCTTGCCAAGGGCTCGTCCAAGCAGGACATCGTGTACTTCGATGACGCCCTCCTTGCCCGAAGCAAGCGCAACAACGAGATAACCTCCTGCTTCCCGAGAGCTCTCGAGGACAGGGAGTTCCTTGTATACTATCAGCCAAAGGTGGATATCCAGCGCCGCCAAGTAGTAGGTGCGGAAGCTCTGTGCCGCTGGTTCCACAACGGACGGCTTGTGCCGCCTATAGATTTTATCCCCGTTCTTGAACAGGGACGCGACATATGCAAGCTTGACTTCTATATGCTGGACTCGGTATGCCGCGATATACGCAGGTGGATGGAAAGCGGCAGGAACGTTGTAAGGATATCGGTCAACTTCTCCCGCCGTCACCTGTCGGATATGGACCTTATAAAGCATATCACCGATATAATCGACAGACATAATGTTCCACATGAATATATCGAGATAGAGCTCACCGAGACCACCACCGATGTGGAGTTCAAGGACCTGAAGCGCATCATCAGCGGCTTGCAGGAGCTTGGCATCTCAACCGCAGTCGATGACTTCGGAACGGGTTACTCCTCACTGAATCTCCTGAAAGAGATACCGTGGAACGTGGTAAAGCTGGACAAGAGCCTGCTACCCGACCGGACCACCGAAAACTATATGCAAAAGACCATAATGTTCAAGTATATAGTCGCCATGACAGAGGAAATAGGTCTTGAATGTATATCAGAGGGCGTTGAGACTATCGAGCAGGTCAATCTCCTCAGCGCTAACGGCTGCGACCTTGCGCAGGGCTTCTACTTTGACAGACCGCTTCCCGTTACGGATTTCGAGACTCGAATAAACGACGGATTCTGCTATACCAAATAA
- a CDS encoding LL-diaminopimelate aminotransferase, which produces MARFNERFLDLKESYLFSEVAKRVSVFKENNPDRDVIRLGIGDVTLPLGKSVVQAMHAAADEMGKAETFRGYGPEQGYDFLRKAVAGHYKEIGADIDEDEIFVSDGAKSDTGNITDLFSADNTVLIPDPVYPVYVDTNTMNGRNIVYMDGSAENDFLPMPDRSVHADIIYLCSPNNPTGACYNKQQLEEWVDYALENGAVILFDSAYESFISDDDLPRTIYCIEGAKKCAVEFCSLSKTAGFTGTRCGYTIVPKAIKSLSPDGREMSLNKMWNRRQTTKFNGVPYVVQRAAEAVFSPEGQKESKAMTACYMENARIISETMNELGIRYTGGVNSPYIWFECPFGMDSWTFFDHMLEKAGVVGTPGAGFGKNGDRWFRLTAFNNKENTIEAMKRFRKLFE; this is translated from the coding sequence ATGGCAAGGTTTAATGAGAGATTTCTTGATCTGAAAGAGAGCTACCTGTTCAGCGAGGTGGCAAAGAGAGTAAGCGTATTCAAGGAGAATAATCCTGACAGGGACGTTATAAGGCTGGGTATCGGCGATGTTACACTGCCGCTTGGCAAGTCTGTAGTGCAGGCTATGCACGCTGCTGCCGATGAAATGGGAAAGGCTGAGACTTTCCGCGGCTACGGTCCCGAGCAGGGCTACGACTTCCTCAGAAAGGCTGTTGCAGGACACTATAAAGAGATAGGCGCAGATATAGACGAGGACGAGATATTCGTATCCGACGGTGCAAAGTCCGACACGGGAAATATCACCGACCTCTTTTCTGCTGACAATACAGTCCTCATTCCCGATCCTGTATATCCCGTGTATGTTGATACCAACACCATGAACGGCAGAAATATCGTCTACATGGACGGCAGTGCCGAGAACGACTTCCTCCCCATGCCCGACAGGAGCGTTCACGCGGACATCATTTATCTCTGCTCCCCAAACAATCCCACAGGCGCCTGCTATAACAAGCAGCAGCTTGAGGAATGGGTGGACTATGCTCTTGAAAATGGCGCTGTGATACTCTTTGATTCGGCTTATGAGAGCTTCATTTCCGATGATGACCTCCCGCGCACTATCTACTGCATCGAGGGCGCTAAGAAGTGTGCAGTTGAGTTCTGCTCGCTGTCGAAAACAGCAGGCTTTACGGGAACACGCTGCGGATATACCATAGTTCCGAAGGCTATAAAGTCACTGTCTCCTGACGGCAGAGAAATGAGCCTTAACAAGATGTGGAACAGACGTCAGACCACAAAATTCAACGGCGTTCCCTATGTGGTCCAGAGAGCTGCCGAGGCTGTATTCAGCCCCGAGGGACAAAAGGAATCAAAGGCTATGACAGCCTGCTATATGGAGAATGCACGCATCATCTCCGAAACCATGAACGAGCTTGGCATACGCTATACAGGCGGCGTCAATTCGCCATATATATGGTTTGAGTGCCCATTCGGCATGGACAGCTGGACATTCTTCGACCATATGCTTGAAAAGGCAGGCGTTGTAGGAACTCCGGGAGCAGGCTTCGGCAAGAACGGCGACCGCTGGTTCAGATTGACGGCTTTCAACAACAAGGAAAACACCATAGAAGCTATGAAGCGTTTCAGAAAGCTGTTTGAATAA
- the dapF gene encoding diaminopimelate epimerase translates to MRFTKMHGCGNDYVYVNCFEESVSSPQQLAKAVSDRHFGIGSDGLVLILPSDTADCRMRMFNPDGSESEMCGNAIRCVAKYVYDKGIIHKPVVTVETLAGIKIIEVHTDENDIAQTLTVDMGAPVIEAGEVPVIAETSPVTDLMLSAWGREFRFTCVSMGNPHAVTFISENVSEFEVEKYGKVFECDEHFPRRANIEFAEIVSPERLKMRVWERGTGETLACGTGTCATVAAACLNGICPRKPVTVELLGGELVIEWKESDGHIYMTGPAEYTFEGDYYGKV, encoded by the coding sequence ATGAGATTCACAAAAATGCACGGCTGCGGCAACGACTATGTGTATGTCAACTGTTTTGAGGAGAGCGTAAGCTCTCCCCAGCAGCTCGCAAAAGCAGTCAGCGACCGACACTTCGGCATAGGCTCGGACGGACTTGTGCTGATACTTCCAAGTGATACAGCAGACTGCCGCATGCGCATGTTCAATCCCGACGGCAGCGAGTCCGAGATGTGCGGAAACGCCATACGCTGTGTTGCAAAGTACGTCTACGACAAGGGCATTATTCACAAGCCTGTTGTAACTGTAGAGACGCTTGCAGGCATAAAAATTATCGAGGTCCACACCGACGAAAACGACATTGCACAGACACTTACAGTAGATATGGGAGCTCCCGTCATTGAGGCTGGGGAAGTTCCTGTTATTGCCGAAACTTCACCTGTTACCGATCTTATGCTATCGGCTTGGGGCAGGGAGTTTCGGTTTACCTGCGTTTCAATGGGCAACCCTCACGCTGTAACTTTCATCAGCGAAAATGTGAGTGAGTTTGAGGTCGAAAAATACGGAAAGGTATTCGAGTGTGACGAGCATTTTCCCCGCAGAGCGAATATTGAATTCGCGGAGATAGTTTCCCCCGAGCGCCTGAAAATGCGCGTGTGGGAGAGAGGCACAGGGGAGACCCTTGCCTGCGGCACAGGCACCTGTGCAACAGTGGCTGCGGCTTGTCTTAACGGCATATGCCCCCGCAAGCCCGTGACCGTTGAGCTGCTTGGCGGCGAACTGGTCATAGAGTGGAAAGAATCAGACGGACATATCTATATGACAGGTCCTGCGGAATATACATTTGAGGGAGATTACTATGGCAAGGTTTAA